One stretch of Lysobacter sp. TY2-98 DNA includes these proteins:
- a CDS encoding LLM class flavin-dependent oxidoreductase: MIPLSVLDLAPVGEGRDVAQAFAHMRDLARHAEQLGYRRYWLAEHHNMPGIASAATAVLIGYVAGATSTIRVGAGGVMLPNHAPLQVAEQFGTLATLYPGRIDLGLGRAPGTDAPATRALRRYYAGADEFPADVIELLSYFEPVQPGQAVQAVPGSGVEVEPWILGSSLFGAQLAAKLGLRYAFASHFAPAALEDALRVYRARFEPSARLASPHVMLAINIVCADTDDEARRLFTTQQQAFVNLRRGRPGLVPPPLASADDLATFCNPMEKAGIDQALSCSAVGSPSTVKAWVDAFVERHQPDELIVTANIFDPDARLRSYALAMEALRG; this comes from the coding sequence ATGATTCCCCTTTCCGTTCTCGACCTCGCGCCCGTCGGTGAGGGTCGCGACGTCGCGCAGGCGTTCGCGCACATGCGCGATCTGGCGCGCCATGCCGAGCAGCTCGGCTACCGCCGCTACTGGCTCGCCGAACACCACAACATGCCGGGCATCGCCAGCGCGGCGACCGCGGTGCTGATCGGGTACGTGGCGGGCGCGACGTCGACAATCCGCGTGGGCGCCGGCGGCGTGATGCTGCCGAACCATGCGCCGCTGCAGGTCGCCGAGCAGTTCGGCACGCTCGCCACGCTTTACCCCGGCCGCATCGATCTCGGCCTGGGGCGCGCGCCCGGCACGGACGCGCCGGCGACGCGCGCGCTGCGCCGCTACTACGCGGGTGCGGACGAGTTCCCGGCCGACGTCATCGAGCTGCTGAGCTACTTCGAGCCGGTGCAGCCGGGGCAGGCCGTGCAGGCGGTGCCCGGCAGCGGCGTGGAGGTCGAGCCGTGGATCCTGGGGTCGAGCCTGTTCGGCGCGCAGCTCGCGGCCAAGCTCGGCCTGCGCTACGCCTTTGCGTCGCACTTCGCACCCGCCGCGCTCGAGGACGCACTGCGCGTCTACCGCGCGCGCTTCGAGCCGTCGGCAAGGCTCGCGTCACCCCACGTGATGCTCGCGATCAACATCGTCTGCGCCGACACCGACGACGAAGCGCGACGCCTGTTCACCACGCAGCAGCAGGCGTTCGTCAACCTGCGTCGCGGCAGACCGGGCCTCGTGCCGCCCCCGCTGGCGTCGGCGGACGACCTCGCCACCTTCTGCAATCCGATGGAGAAGGCGGGCATCGATCAAGCGCTGTCGTGCTCGGCGGTGGGCTCGCCGTCGACAGTGAAGGCGTGGGTGGATGCGTTCGTCGAACGCCATCAACCCGACGAACTGATCGTCACCGCGAACATCTTCGATCCCGATGCACGGCTGCGGTCGTATGCGTTGGCGATGGAGGCGTTGCGAGGCTGA
- a CDS encoding antibiotic biosynthesis monooxygenase, translating into MVNVALFVRLEAKPGKEKDVEQFLLSGLPLVQAEPATTAWFGIRLGPSTYGIFDAFPDEAGRQAHLSGKVAAALMAQAGELFSTPPSIEKVDVLAAKLPGS; encoded by the coding sequence ATGGTCAACGTAGCTCTGTTCGTCCGCTTGGAAGCCAAGCCCGGAAAAGAGAAGGACGTCGAGCAGTTCCTGCTGAGCGGCCTTCCACTGGTGCAGGCGGAGCCGGCGACCACCGCATGGTTCGGCATTCGCCTGGGGCCGTCGACCTACGGCATTTTCGACGCCTTCCCCGACGAGGCCGGTCGTCAGGCGCATTTATCGGGCAAGGTTGCCGCTGCGCTCATGGCGCAAGCCGGCGAACTCTTTTCAACACCACCGTCCATCGAAAAGGTCGACGTTCTGGCCGCGAAACTGCCGGGTTCGTGA
- a CDS encoding AAA family ATPase — protein MHIQYVEVGNFRKLQSVRIDFAERTTVFVGANNSGKTSAMVALRRFLIERDNFSINDLTLCHWAKFDAAAAAWESADSQDDGEWASVLPHLDVWLSVPIEQLHYVQKLLPTLDWNGSYIGVRLRYEPKDVEALKAEYLAARTAAAAVMKAAQSAGAIASASTDAEHGAFALWPRSMMDFLSKRLRSTFEVRAYLLDPAKLVDPVGGIASPQLLADGAEPIEGDPFKGLIRIDEISAQRGFGFAPKPSKDGDEERELPTRSGRKLSSQLRAYYAQHLDPFEDPEPKDLEALQALHQAQSEFGKRLATSFASALQELEQIGYPGVTDPKLTLSTNIKPVDGLNHASAVQYEVPTYLAVSGYGHRLPEESNGLGYQNLVSIVFALMSFRDKWMRVGRAAKSVANDEAQIPPLHLVLIEEPEAHLHAQVQQVFITQAYGVLRKHSDLGDAEALRTQLVVSTHSSHLAHEADFASLRYFRRLPVKEAAGSIPISSVVNLSRVFGHEDETARFVKRYLKVTHCDLFFADAAILVEGPAERILLPHFVRTRAEYEYLRRAYITWLEIGGSHAHRLRPLLEQLGIHALIVTDIDAKDADNRAVPPCRNAGLRARNETLKTWIPKEDSLDSLLDKAPAELIAYGSAGCGIRVAYQQPIQATFEPGTTVEALANTFEDALIYENVDAFRDLEGTGLIARFRDALGSYESAAKLAERLANALSKGGKAELAMDLLHTQEIDALTVPAYIDRGLLWLAEQLRRKDDQVDGKMVAILQQDAANDAVPTEQGATA, from the coding sequence ATGCACATTCAATACGTCGAAGTGGGCAACTTTCGAAAACTGCAGTCCGTCCGCATAGATTTCGCTGAAAGGACGACGGTATTCGTGGGAGCGAACAACAGCGGAAAGACCTCAGCGATGGTTGCGTTACGTCGTTTTCTGATCGAGCGCGATAACTTCTCAATCAACGATCTAACGTTGTGTCACTGGGCGAAATTCGACGCGGCCGCAGCGGCTTGGGAGTCTGCTGACAGCCAAGATGACGGTGAGTGGGCCAGCGTGTTGCCACATCTCGACGTTTGGCTCAGCGTGCCGATCGAGCAGCTTCACTACGTGCAGAAGCTCTTGCCCACCTTGGACTGGAACGGCTCCTATATCGGAGTTCGGCTGCGATACGAGCCCAAGGACGTAGAGGCGCTCAAGGCGGAATACCTAGCTGCTCGAACGGCCGCCGCCGCCGTCATGAAGGCTGCTCAATCCGCAGGCGCCATCGCCAGCGCTTCGACGGACGCGGAACACGGCGCGTTCGCCCTTTGGCCGCGATCCATGATGGACTTTCTATCCAAGCGACTTCGATCAACGTTCGAGGTCCGCGCCTATCTATTGGATCCGGCCAAGCTTGTGGATCCCGTAGGCGGTATTGCGTCTCCGCAGCTTCTCGCGGACGGAGCCGAGCCGATTGAAGGTGACCCTTTCAAAGGCCTAATTCGGATCGACGAGATCAGCGCTCAGCGCGGTTTTGGATTCGCGCCGAAACCATCGAAAGATGGCGACGAAGAGCGCGAGTTACCGACTCGAAGCGGCAGAAAGCTATCCAGCCAGCTTCGGGCGTATTACGCGCAACACCTCGACCCCTTTGAGGACCCCGAACCAAAAGACCTAGAGGCACTGCAGGCGCTCCACCAAGCGCAGTCCGAATTCGGGAAGAGACTCGCAACATCCTTTGCGAGCGCGCTGCAAGAGTTGGAACAAATCGGCTATCCCGGTGTAACGGACCCCAAGCTCACGTTATCGACCAACATCAAGCCGGTTGATGGCCTCAATCATGCTTCGGCGGTGCAGTACGAGGTGCCTACCTATCTGGCCGTCAGTGGCTACGGCCATCGTTTGCCCGAAGAATCTAACGGGCTTGGGTACCAGAACCTTGTATCCATTGTCTTCGCGCTCATGAGCTTCCGCGACAAGTGGATGCGCGTGGGGCGGGCAGCCAAGTCTGTCGCTAACGATGAGGCCCAAATTCCTCCGCTGCACCTTGTGCTGATCGAAGAGCCGGAGGCACATCTTCACGCTCAGGTACAGCAAGTATTTATCACACAGGCCTATGGTGTCCTGCGCAAGCACAGTGACCTCGGAGATGCGGAGGCACTTAGAACGCAACTCGTCGTCAGCACACATTCAAGCCACTTGGCACACGAGGCGGATTTCGCTTCGCTGAGATATTTCAGGCGCCTGCCCGTAAAAGAAGCCGCAGGCTCAATTCCTATCTCTTCAGTGGTCAATCTCTCAAGAGTATTTGGGCACGAGGATGAAACCGCGCGCTTTGTTAAGCGGTACCTCAAAGTGACTCATTGCGATCTCTTTTTTGCTGACGCTGCAATTCTGGTTGAAGGTCCCGCGGAGCGAATTCTTCTCCCGCACTTTGTTAGGACGAGGGCTGAATACGAGTACCTGAGGCGCGCGTACATAACGTGGCTAGAGATAGGCGGCAGCCACGCTCACCGTCTGAGGCCGTTGCTTGAGCAGCTTGGCATCCATGCCCTGATCGTGACCGATATTGACGCTAAGGACGCGGATAACCGAGCCGTGCCTCCGTGCAGGAATGCAGGACTTCGAGCACGCAACGAGACACTCAAGACGTGGATTCCTAAGGAGGATTCCCTCGACTCGTTGCTCGACAAGGCGCCCGCAGAGCTCATCGCCTATGGCTCAGCTGGCTGCGGAATTCGTGTGGCGTACCAACAGCCAATCCAAGCGACATTCGAGCCCGGCACGACAGTCGAGGCGCTCGCAAACACGTTCGAAGATGCACTCATCTACGAAAACGTAGACGCATTCAGGGACTTAGAGGGAACCGGCTTGATTGCGCGATTCCGCGATGCATTGGGATCCTACGAAAGTGCCGCGAAGCTCGCGGAAAGGTTGGCAAATGCGCTGAGTAAAGGTGGTAAAGCCGAGTTGGCTATGGATCTGCTTCATACCCAGGAAATCGATGCCCTGACAGTGCCCGCATACATTGACCGTGGCTTGCTTTGGCTAGCCGAGCAGCTGCGACGGAAAGACGATCAAGTGGATGGAAAGATGGTTGCAATCCTTCAACAGGACGCAGCTAACGATGCCGTCCCCACGGAACAAGGAGCCACCGCGTGA
- the aceE gene encoding pyruvate dehydrogenase (acetyl-transferring), homodimeric type has translation MIGNLSSAITEMLHDDPDPTESREWLESISAVIDREGPERAHQLLEGMVELTRRAGAHLPFSPTTEYINTIPPHLEAKSPGDAAMEWRIRSILRWNAMAMVVRANRKPGELGGHIASFASSATLYDVGFNHFWRAPSADHPGDLIGFQGHSSPGMYARSFLEGRLTQDQLDHFRMEVDGRGVSSYPHPWLMPDYWQLPTVSMGLGPIAAIYQARNWKYLEGRGLMPKTDRKVWCFLGDGETDEPESLGAISVAGREGLDNLVFVVNCNLQRLDGPVRGNGKIIQELEGQFRGAGWNVIKVIWGSYWDPLLARDTTGRLRQLMMETVDGEYQNCKAFGGKYTREHFFGKYPETAALVANMSDEDIWRLNRGGHDPHKVYAAYHEAAQTKGIPTVVLAKTVKGYGMGAAGEALNPTHGTKKMDDADIRAFRDRFNIPVSDKQLEGGEVPFFHPGEKSPEVEYMLERRRTLGGALPQRRRKATQSLEAPKLEVFDRLLKSTGDREISTTMSFVQALNIILRDKQVGPRCVPIVADEARTFGMEGLFRQLGIYAPHGQKYKPVDRDQLMYYREDAAGQVLEEGITEAGAFASWMASATSYSTNDLQMLPFYIYYSMFGFQRIGDSAWQAADMRARGFLLGATAGRTTLNGEGLQHEDGHGMVQASFIPNCRSYDPTFSYEVAVILQYGMQRMLAEQQDEYYYITLMNENYAHPEMPEGAADGIIKGMYLLQGGAKPKKGELRVQLMGSGTILREVIAAAELLDKDFGVTADIWSCPSFTELAREAVDVERWNRLHPEDTQRVPYVTSLLQGRTGPAIAATDYIRTYANQVREYVPMRYTVLGTDGFGRSDTRENLRRHFEVDRFHIAHAAIAALAAEGKMTGKDVARAIKQYRLDVDKPNPIGV, from the coding sequence ATGATCGGCAATCTTTCCAGCGCAATCACCGAAATGCTGCACGACGATCCGGACCCGACCGAGAGCCGCGAATGGCTCGAGTCGATCTCCGCCGTCATCGACCGGGAGGGCCCGGAGCGGGCCCACCAGCTGCTGGAAGGGATGGTCGAACTCACCCGCCGCGCCGGCGCGCACCTGCCGTTCTCGCCCACCACCGAATACATCAACACCATTCCGCCGCACCTCGAGGCCAAGAGCCCGGGCGATGCCGCGATGGAATGGCGCATCCGCTCCATCCTGCGCTGGAACGCGATGGCGATGGTCGTACGCGCCAACCGCAAGCCCGGCGAACTTGGCGGCCACATCGCGTCGTTCGCGTCGTCGGCCACGCTCTATGACGTCGGCTTCAACCACTTCTGGCGCGCCCCGAGCGCCGACCACCCGGGCGATCTCATCGGCTTCCAGGGCCACAGCTCGCCGGGCATGTACGCGCGCAGCTTCCTCGAAGGCCGCCTGACGCAGGACCAGCTCGACCACTTCCGCATGGAAGTCGACGGCCGCGGCGTCAGCTCGTACCCGCACCCGTGGCTGATGCCCGACTACTGGCAGCTGCCGACCGTGTCGATGGGCCTCGGCCCCATCGCCGCCATCTACCAGGCGCGCAACTGGAAGTACCTCGAAGGCCGCGGCCTGATGCCGAAGACCGACCGCAAGGTCTGGTGCTTCCTCGGCGACGGTGAAACCGACGAGCCCGAAAGCCTCGGCGCGATCTCGGTCGCCGGCCGCGAAGGCCTCGACAACCTGGTCTTCGTCGTCAACTGCAACCTGCAGCGCCTCGACGGCCCGGTGCGCGGCAACGGCAAGATCATCCAGGAGCTGGAAGGCCAGTTCCGCGGTGCCGGCTGGAACGTCATCAAGGTCATCTGGGGCAGTTACTGGGATCCGCTCCTCGCGCGCGACACCACCGGCAGGCTGCGCCAGCTGATGATGGAAACCGTCGACGGCGAGTACCAGAACTGCAAGGCGTTCGGCGGCAAGTACACGCGCGAGCACTTCTTCGGCAAATACCCGGAAACCGCCGCGCTCGTCGCCAACATGAGTGACGAGGACATCTGGCGCCTCAACCGCGGCGGCCACGATCCGCACAAGGTCTACGCCGCGTACCACGAAGCCGCGCAGACCAAGGGCATCCCCACCGTCGTCCTCGCCAAGACGGTGAAGGGCTATGGCATGGGCGCCGCGGGCGAAGCGCTGAACCCCACGCACGGCACCAAGAAGATGGACGACGCGGACATCCGCGCGTTCCGCGACCGCTTCAACATTCCGGTCAGCGACAAGCAGCTCGAAGGCGGCGAAGTACCGTTCTTCCACCCGGGCGAGAAGTCGCCGGAAGTCGAGTACATGCTCGAGCGCCGTCGCACGCTCGGCGGTGCGCTGCCGCAGCGTCGCCGCAAGGCCACGCAGTCGCTCGAAGCGCCCAAGCTCGAAGTGTTCGATCGTCTGCTGAAGTCGACGGGCGATCGCGAGATCAGCACCACCATGTCGTTCGTGCAGGCGCTCAACATCATCCTGCGCGACAAGCAGGTCGGTCCCCGCTGCGTGCCGATCGTCGCCGACGAGGCGCGCACCTTCGGCATGGAAGGCCTGTTCCGCCAGCTCGGCATCTACGCGCCGCACGGCCAGAAGTACAAGCCGGTCGACCGCGACCAGCTCATGTACTACCGCGAAGACGCCGCGGGCCAGGTGCTGGAAGAAGGCATCACCGAAGCAGGCGCGTTCGCCAGCTGGATGGCCTCGGCGACCAGCTATTCGACGAACGACCTGCAGATGCTGCCGTTCTACATCTACTACTCGATGTTCGGCTTCCAGCGCATCGGCGACAGCGCGTGGCAGGCGGCGGACATGCGCGCGCGCGGCTTCCTGCTCGGCGCCACCGCCGGCCGCACCACGCTCAACGGCGAAGGCCTGCAGCACGAAGACGGCCACGGCATGGTGCAGGCCAGCTTCATCCCGAACTGCCGCAGCTATGACCCCACGTTCTCGTACGAAGTCGCGGTGATCCTGCAGTACGGCATGCAGCGCATGCTCGCCGAGCAGCAGGACGAGTACTACTACATCACCCTGATGAACGAGAACTACGCCCACCCGGAAATGCCGGAAGGCGCGGCCGACGGCATCATCAAGGGCATGTACCTGCTGCAGGGCGGCGCCAAGCCCAAGAAGGGCGAACTGCGCGTGCAGCTGATGGGCTCGGGCACGATCCTTCGCGAAGTCATCGCCGCGGCGGAACTGCTCGACAAGGATTTCGGCGTGACGGCGGACATCTGGTCCTGCCCCAGCTTCACCGAACTCGCGCGCGAAGCCGTCGACGTCGAACGCTGGAACCGTCTGCACCCCGAAGACACGCAGCGCGTTCCGTACGTCACCTCACTGCTGCAGGGCCGCACCGGCCCCGCCATCGCCGCGACCGACTACATCCGCACCTACGCCAACCAGGTCCGCGAATACGTGCCCATGCGCTATACCGTGCTCGGCACCGACGGCTTCGGCCGCAGCGACACCCGCGAGAACCTGCGCCGCCACTTCGAAGTCGACCGCTTCCACATCGCGCACGCGGCGATCGCCGCGCTGGCGGCGGAAGGGAAGATGACGGGGAAGGATGTGGCGAGGGCGATCAAGCAGTACAGGTTGGATGTGGATAAGCCGAATCCGATCGGCGTGTGA
- a CDS encoding M14 family zinc carboxypeptidase, with the protein MKPNTPALPAPPLRILAITACTLLGLAAVDGCAPAPTRATDTPGSTAWGAIPTGTRQPLPGTDRDKDGVPDDRERDLGSNPEQMDTDQDGYADGVEDRLAEFGFDPTKPDTDRDHDGLTDAHEAELGTDPASADTDGDGWSDFDEVINAYFGFDPHEKTVDADFDGLGDALEERLGSSPRKVDSNGDGISDFQAYSADQSPIGKPLKGPLADLMGTTYSPAMGEALDRIRKGGDFPAALARQLPYPDVTAPLVTATTPRIRPSAALMQRALYNPHNSPGIYKTYTEIEQELSKLATTYPSLVRLFHWTGQTIDNCDGKRRVGRTIYAVKVSRNPQQNDPEPEVAFLGVHHAREVITAYQTMRLLHALTDGYGSDSTITKLVDSREVWVIPVVNPNGYDRAVANQFDWRKNTRLVEGQKRCGIDLNRNYAFGHPSTFTQAQRASLPDMGMSGVDAAGNLVPDYDTYPGPSAFSEVETQAVRGLAHSQFLTRNKREVDGLVCMLSWHSYGGVVGHPMGHVAVPPATNLNPPDVAPFDKLTKAMATAASYTDVQDDYATVGVVDGCATPHYMVYGDSNDWFYKDGHTFGTLIEEFSSPERGSCPTGPIQNDFNPQTAALRDAVADTNVKAAIAMLKTCPP; encoded by the coding sequence ATGAAGCCGAATACACCCGCATTGCCCGCGCCACCGCTGCGCATCCTCGCGATCACCGCGTGCACGTTGCTTGGACTCGCCGCCGTCGACGGTTGCGCACCCGCGCCGACGCGCGCCACCGATACACCGGGCTCGACCGCATGGGGCGCGATTCCCACCGGCACCCGGCAACCGCTGCCCGGCACCGACCGCGACAAGGACGGCGTGCCCGATGATCGCGAACGCGACCTCGGCAGCAACCCGGAACAGATGGACACCGACCAGGACGGCTACGCCGACGGTGTCGAAGATCGTCTCGCCGAGTTCGGCTTCGACCCGACGAAACCCGACACCGACCGCGACCATGACGGCCTCACCGACGCGCACGAAGCGGAGCTCGGCACCGATCCCGCCTCCGCCGACACCGATGGCGACGGCTGGAGCGATTTCGATGAAGTCATCAATGCCTACTTCGGCTTCGACCCGCACGAGAAAACCGTCGACGCGGACTTCGACGGCCTCGGCGATGCGCTGGAAGAACGCCTGGGTTCATCGCCACGCAAGGTCGACAGCAACGGCGATGGCATCAGCGACTTCCAGGCCTACTCGGCGGACCAGTCGCCCATAGGCAAGCCGCTGAAAGGCCCGCTCGCCGACCTGATGGGGACGACCTACAGCCCGGCGATGGGCGAAGCGCTTGATCGCATCCGCAAAGGCGGGGACTTCCCCGCCGCGCTCGCGAGGCAGTTGCCGTATCCCGATGTCACCGCGCCATTGGTGACGGCGACGACGCCGCGTATCCGGCCCTCCGCCGCGTTGATGCAGCGTGCGCTGTACAACCCGCACAACTCGCCCGGCATCTACAAGACCTATACCGAGATCGAGCAGGAGCTGTCCAAACTCGCGACGACGTATCCGTCGCTGGTGCGGCTGTTTCACTGGACCGGGCAGACGATCGACAACTGCGACGGCAAGCGACGCGTCGGGCGCACGATCTACGCGGTCAAGGTATCCCGCAATCCACAGCAGAACGATCCCGAGCCCGAGGTCGCGTTCCTCGGCGTGCACCACGCGCGCGAGGTGATCACCGCGTACCAGACGATGCGCCTGCTGCATGCATTGACCGACGGCTACGGCAGCGACAGCACGATCACCAAACTGGTGGACTCGCGCGAGGTCTGGGTGATCCCGGTGGTCAACCCCAACGGCTACGACCGCGCGGTCGCCAACCAGTTCGACTGGCGCAAGAACACCCGCCTGGTCGAAGGGCAGAAGCGCTGCGGCATCGACCTCAACCGCAACTACGCGTTCGGACATCCGTCGACGTTCACGCAGGCGCAGCGCGCGTCGCTGCCCGACATGGGCATGAGCGGCGTCGATGCCGCCGGTAATCTCGTACCCGACTACGACACCTACCCTGGCCCCTCAGCGTTCTCCGAAGTGGAGACACAGGCCGTGCGTGGACTCGCGCACAGCCAGTTCCTGACGCGCAACAAGCGCGAGGTCGACGGCCTGGTCTGCATGCTGTCGTGGCACAGCTACGGCGGCGTGGTCGGGCACCCGATGGGCCACGTCGCGGTGCCGCCGGCGACCAACCTCAACCCGCCCGACGTCGCACCGTTCGACAAACTGACCAAGGCGATGGCCACCGCGGCCAGCTACACCGACGTGCAGGACGACTACGCCACGGTCGGCGTCGTCGACGGCTGCGCAACGCCGCATTACATGGTCTACGGCGATTCCAACGACTGGTTCTACAAGGACGGCCACACGTTCGGCACGCTGATCGAGGAGTTCTCGTCGCCGGAGCGCGGCAGCTGCCCGACCGGCCCGATCCAGAACGACTTCAATCCGCAGACCGCGGCGCTACGGGACGCCGTGGCCGACACCAACGTCAAGGCGGCGATCGCGATGTTGAAGACGTGTCCGCCGTGA
- a CDS encoding UvrD-helicase domain-containing protein, with amino-acid sequence MSVVLAELDAADDHVDAQIAGCLNLEAPRSFFLFAGAGSGKTRSLVTALEYIKTTLGGQLRSRGQRVAVITFTNAASDEIKRRLLFDPLIDVRTIHSFAWSLIDGLSNDIRTWLSVDLAADIDRLAAEEAKGRKGTKASNERLRKIASKTRRLNDLPNIKRFVYSPTSDNRGRDALNHSEVLRITADFLREKPAMQSILVGRYPILLIDESQDTNKDLVDSLFAVQAAQKKKFMLGLIGDMMQRIYSDGKDGLGESLPSDWMTSGKKLNYRCPRRVVTLINRIRSTADGQEQQAWSGATEGVVRLFLMPRDHADKAAAEAAVARRMAEIADDEMWRDPKSVKTLTLEHRMAAARMGFLEMFSPLYQVNSWRTSFLDGKLPILRFFSEQVLPIVNAKVGGDAFGLARLVKNYSPLISRNALRAAAGEGQLQAANAAVGQLVELCHSSQSPKLRDVLLCVAKSGLLEIPDALKGAIADAPTESPVGRENNDDPEDRQSEQAEAIQKFLDAPFSQVAPFSEYLGGQAHFDTHQGVKGLEFDRVMVVMDDAEARGFLFKYEDLFGGKTAGATVESTRRLFYVTCSRARRSLALVAYTSDVARVRDYVIGQDWFTNEEVVVGIPD; translated from the coding sequence GTGAGCGTCGTCCTAGCTGAGCTTGACGCCGCGGATGACCACGTAGATGCACAAATTGCGGGCTGCCTAAATCTTGAGGCTCCGCGCAGTTTCTTCCTGTTTGCGGGTGCCGGATCAGGAAAGACGCGTTCGCTTGTAACGGCACTTGAATACATCAAGACGACTTTGGGAGGGCAGCTTAGGTCGCGCGGCCAACGTGTTGCAGTCATAACTTTTACGAACGCGGCGAGCGACGAAATCAAGCGGCGACTTTTATTCGACCCGTTGATTGACGTCCGAACGATCCATAGCTTCGCGTGGTCGTTGATTGATGGCCTAAGCAACGACATCCGCACATGGCTAAGTGTCGACTTGGCGGCAGACATCGATCGCCTTGCGGCAGAGGAAGCGAAGGGAAGGAAAGGTACCAAAGCCTCCAATGAGCGTCTCCGGAAGATCGCATCGAAAACTAGACGGCTCAATGACTTGCCAAATATCAAGCGCTTCGTATATAGCCCGACAAGCGACAATCGTGGTCGGGACGCTCTGAATCACTCGGAAGTCTTAAGGATTACTGCAGACTTTCTACGCGAAAAGCCAGCGATGCAAAGCATTCTCGTTGGGCGATATCCGATCCTTCTGATCGACGAGAGCCAAGATACGAACAAAGATCTCGTCGATTCGCTATTTGCTGTCCAGGCTGCACAGAAGAAGAAATTCATGTTGGGCCTGATCGGCGACATGATGCAGCGCATTTATAGTGACGGGAAAGATGGGCTCGGGGAAAGCCTCCCCTCCGACTGGATGACGTCCGGCAAGAAGCTCAACTATCGCTGTCCCCGCCGCGTCGTGACGCTTATTAACCGCATACGGAGCACCGCTGACGGCCAAGAGCAGCAGGCGTGGTCCGGGGCTACAGAAGGCGTCGTTCGCTTGTTTCTAATGCCTAGGGATCACGCCGATAAGGCGGCGGCCGAAGCAGCGGTTGCGCGCCGAATGGCCGAGATTGCGGACGATGAAATGTGGCGCGACCCGAAGTCCGTCAAGACTCTCACCCTAGAACATCGCATGGCGGCGGCGCGCATGGGCTTCTTGGAGATGTTTTCGCCGCTCTATCAGGTCAATAGTTGGCGAACCAGTTTTCTCGACGGGAAACTGCCGATTCTTCGTTTTTTCTCTGAGCAGGTGCTGCCGATTGTTAACGCCAAAGTCGGCGGAGATGCTTTCGGCTTGGCGCGCCTAGTAAAGAACTATTCGCCTCTTATCTCTCGAAATGCACTTCGTGCTGCCGCAGGTGAGGGGCAGTTGCAGGCGGCGAACGCAGCAGTCGGCCAATTGGTTGAGCTTTGCCACTCATCTCAATCGCCGAAGCTCCGCGACGTTTTGCTATGCGTAGCGAAGAGCGGACTTCTGGAGATTCCCGATGCCCTTAAGGGCGCAATCGCTGACGCGCCAACGGAGTCACCGGTGGGGCGTGAGAATAATGACGATCCTGAGGATCGCCAATCAGAGCAGGCTGAGGCGATCCAGAAGTTTCTGGATGCGCCGTTTTCCCAAGTTGCACCGTTCTCAGAATACTTAGGCGGGCAGGCACATTTCGACACACATCAGGGTGTGAAAGGTTTGGAGTTCGACCGCGTGATGGTTGTCATGGACGATGCCGAAGCAAGAGGCTTCCTATTCAAATACGAAGACCTCTTCGGCGGTAAGACAGCAGGCGCGACAGTAGAGAGCACGAGACGGCTCTTCTACGTCACGTGCAGTCGGGCGCGAAGAAGCTTGGCACTTGTCGCTTATACGAGCGATGTGGCGCGGGTTCGCGACTACGTCATTGGCCAGGACTGGTTCACCAATGAGGAAGTGGTGGTCGGAATTCCAGACTGA
- a CDS encoding CHAD domain-containing protein, which yields MSAHDDPVGKRFQRYVSDQLCFALPALELASRESRRGIHQGRKAVRRARAALLLCWRRPTPSVAIALDQLKRANDQLSDLRDANAQVGALKTLARGASGKARHALKIARRSMKRTRARLECDARSIARVVAARERVAFVSAGIAALPWNDVVDADIQAALTATRGQVADARRAALADPSPKKLHTWRRRLRRLLQQYDACIALGIPVPAETLSECVAEQLGRIQDENVLMASAPQLTGLRGSERRRFRRAVRKARNEHRKRLLSVVRFIG from the coding sequence ATGAGCGCGCACGACGACCCGGTCGGAAAGCGGTTCCAACGGTACGTATCCGATCAGTTGTGTTTTGCGCTACCCGCGCTCGAGCTCGCTAGCCGCGAGTCCCGGCGCGGCATCCATCAGGGGCGGAAGGCGGTGCGCCGTGCGCGGGCGGCGCTGCTGCTGTGTTGGCGACGCCCGACTCCGAGCGTGGCGATTGCGCTGGATCAGCTCAAGCGCGCCAACGACCAGTTATCGGATCTGCGGGATGCGAACGCGCAGGTCGGCGCACTGAAGACGCTGGCACGTGGTGCGAGCGGCAAAGCGCGGCACGCGCTCAAGATCGCGCGCCGCAGCATGAAGCGCACGCGTGCACGACTGGAATGCGACGCAAGGTCGATCGCGCGCGTGGTCGCGGCACGTGAGCGTGTCGCATTCGTTTCGGCCGGCATCGCGGCGTTGCCGTGGAACGATGTCGTGGATGCCGACATCCAGGCCGCGCTGACCGCGACACGCGGCCAGGTCGCGGATGCGCGCCGCGCCGCATTGGCTGATCCGTCGCCGAAGAAACTGCACACGTGGCGACGTCGACTGCGCCGCCTGCTGCAGCAGTACGACGCGTGCATCGCGCTAGGCATCCCCGTACCTGCCGAGACCCTGTCCGAGTGCGTGGCCGAGCAGCTTGGACGCATCCAGGACGAAAACGTCCTCATGGCAAGCGCACCACAGCTGACCGGGCTGCGCGGCAGTGAACGAAGGCGCTTTCGACGGGCGGTACGCAAGGCGCGGAACGAACACCGCAAACGGCTGCTGTCGGTGGTCCGCTTCATCGGCTAG